The following are from one region of the bacterium genome:
- the argH gene encoding argininosuccinate lyase, translating into MKNKKSKKINTSGFTSSISFDRRLAPYDIAGSIAHCKMLVKCKIISKSEGDKILKGLREIEDEIAKGKFRFLPQDEDIHMAIERRLIEKTGESGGRLHTARSRNDQVSLDMRMYLRNEIERISGLIKNLQDSIVKLSEKNMEVIMPGFTHLQHAQPVLFSHHLMAYFFMLKRDRERFADCLERMNVLPLGAGALAGTSFSIDREFIARQLGFSSISENSIDTVSDRDFVIEFLSTGAMLMMHLSRLAEELVIWSSPEFSFIEMDEDFCTGSSIMPQKKNPDVAELIRGKTGRIYGNLQSLLTVMKGLPLSYNRDMQEDKERLFDTVDTLKNVLEVLSPLISSLKLNREKMLSLTKEGYLNATDAADYLVRKGVPFRKAHQLIRDIVLYSMGRGKSLEELSVKELKVFSPLFSEDFFDVINIRRCVESRKSQGGTAPEKVKNQIKKSKVKEK; encoded by the coding sequence ATGAAAAATAAGAAATCGAAAAAGATTAATACTTCTGGTTTCACATCTTCCATATCTTTCGACAGAAGATTGGCACCTTACGATATTGCGGGAAGCATTGCCCATTGTAAGATGCTGGTAAAGTGCAAAATTATCTCAAAAAGCGAAGGAGATAAGATTCTTAAAGGATTGCGGGAAATTGAAGACGAAATTGCTAAGGGAAAATTTAGATTTCTTCCTCAAGATGAAGATATCCATATGGCTATTGAGAGAAGATTGATTGAGAAAACAGGAGAGTCCGGAGGCAGACTGCACACTGCCAGGAGCCGCAACGACCAGGTTTCCCTCGATATGAGAATGTATTTAAGAAATGAGATAGAGAGGATTTCTGGACTTATAAAAAATCTGCAGGATTCTATAGTGAAATTGTCTGAGAAGAATATGGAAGTAATAATGCCAGGATTTACTCATCTGCAACATGCTCAGCCAGTTCTTTTTTCACACCACTTAATGGCATACTTCTTTATGCTGAAACGAGACAGGGAGAGATTTGCAGATTGTCTGGAGAGAATGAATGTTTTGCCTTTGGGCGCGGGAGCTTTAGCAGGCACAAGTTTTTCCATTGATCGGGAGTTTATTGCCAGGCAATTAGGATTCTCCTCAATTAGCGAGAACAGCATAGATACCGTTTCCGATCGTGATTTTGTAATCGAGTTTTTGTCAACCGGGGCAATGCTGATGATGCATCTTTCCAGGTTGGCAGAGGAATTGGTTATCTGGTCCTCGCCAGAATTCTCTTTTATCGAAATGGATGAAGATTTTTGTACTGGTTCTTCGATTATGCCCCAGAAGAAGAATCCCGATGTTGCTGAACTCATCCGGGGGAAGACTGGCAGGATTTACGGGAATCTCCAGTCCCTGCTTACAGTGATGAAGGGACTTCCCCTCTCTTATAATCGGGATATGCAGGAAGATAAGGAAAGATTATTCGATACTGTGGATACTCTGAAAAATGTCCTGGAAGTTTTATCACCACTTATATCATCGCTAAAATTGAATCGAGAAAAGATGCTTTCGCTAACTAAAGAAGGATATTTAAATGCTACTGATGCAGCCGATTATTTAGTCAGAAAGGGAGTTCCCTTCCGAAAGGCTCATCAGCTTATAAGAGATATTGTCCTCTACTCTATGGGGAGAGGTAAGTCTCTGGAAGAGCTGAGTGTTAAGGAATTGAAAGTTTTTTCGCCCCTATTTTCTGAGGATTTTTTTGATGTTATTAATATAAGAAGGTGTGTGGAATCCCGTAAGTCCCAGGGAGGAACTGCTCCGGAGAAAGTAAAGAACCAGATTAAGAAGTCAAAAGTTAAGGAAAAATAA
- the lysA gene encoding diaminopimelate decarboxylase produces the protein MRHFSYGNGHLFCEGVSVEKVAGEVGTPFYLYSHRTLLENYRSFHSGLGKIRHLVCYAFKANSNSTLCKILTDTGSGADVASLGELKQALGLGVPGRKIILNGNGKTKEEMELAIKSDILMINVDSFEELALLNRVAVRLGKKARIALRINPDIEPHTHPYIATGVKKGKFGFELARAVEGYKLAKRLGNLEICGIHMHIGSQITTIGPFIRGVKKLITVSDKLKKIGINLDYVNVGGGLGITYWNERPPTPASYARVLIPLIKKISSRGIFEPGRAIVGNAGILVTKILYIKEMFSKKFIVVDAGMSDFIRPTLYNAYHEIKPVKLEEVAKGRWQLERPSLWPPGARKVMVTDIVGPICESGDFFAKDRTLPKVSAGDLLAVFCAGAYGFTMSSNYNSRCRPAEVLVRKETYNIIRKRETYQDLIKGM, from the coding sequence ATGAGACATTTTAGTTACGGGAATGGGCATCTCTTCTGTGAGGGAGTTTCTGTAGAGAAGGTAGCTGGCGAAGTGGGGACGCCTTTCTATCTCTACAGTCACAGGACTCTTCTGGAGAATTACCGAAGTTTCCACAGTGGACTGGGAAAAATAAGACACCTCGTATGTTATGCTTTTAAAGCAAACTCGAACTCTACTCTATGCAAAATTTTGACTGATACCGGTAGCGGTGCTGATGTGGCTTCATTGGGAGAACTCAAGCAAGCTCTGGGACTGGGAGTTCCCGGACGGAAGATTATTCTTAATGGAAACGGCAAGACAAAAGAAGAGATGGAGTTAGCCATTAAGTCGGATATTCTAATGATTAATGTAGACTCATTCGAGGAATTGGCTCTACTTAACCGGGTTGCTGTGAGATTGGGGAAAAAAGCGAGAATTGCTTTAAGGATTAATCCTGATATCGAACCCCACACACATCCTTATATCGCTACCGGGGTAAAGAAGGGCAAGTTTGGTTTCGAATTGGCCAGAGCAGTTGAAGGCTATAAACTGGCGAAGAGGCTGGGAAATCTGGAAATCTGTGGCATTCATATGCACATCGGTTCTCAGATTACAACGATAGGGCCCTTTATTAGAGGAGTGAAAAAGCTAATCACTGTTTCCGATAAGCTGAAAAAGATTGGAATAAATCTTGATTATGTGAATGTGGGAGGAGGTTTGGGTATAACTTATTGGAACGAGAGGCCGCCTACACCTGCCAGTTATGCTCGTGTTTTGATACCTCTGATTAAAAAGATTAGTTCCCGGGGAATCTTTGAGCCGGGAAGAGCTATAGTGGGCAATGCAGGGATTCTGGTAACCAAAATTCTCTATATAAAAGAGATGTTTTCCAAAAAATTTATTGTGGTTGACGCAGGAATGTCCGATTTTATCAGGCCAACTCTGTACAATGCTTACCATGAGATAAAGCCAGTTAAACTCGAGGAAGTGGCAAAAGGGAGATGGCAACTGGAAAGGCCTTCCCTTTGGCCTCCGGGTGCCAGAAAGGTAATGGTGACTGATATAGTAGGTCCTATATGTGAGTCGGGTGATTTTTTTGCTAAGGACAGGACTCTGCCTAAAGTATCTGCGGGAGACCTTTTGGCCGTATTCTGCGCTGGCGCTTACGGGTTTACCATGTCTTCTAATTACAATT
- a CDS encoding transposase: protein MIIDKHRPPHIYLDNTNYFITVGTFRKSRLFNNDIKKQFIKSTLDSAIKKFGYILRAWVILDNHFHILIKAFRGELLPRFVGSVTGKSAIELNKLDKISGRQCWYQYWDRCIRDEADFWRRMNYTNYNPVKHSYVSLMGEYLFSSYRDYLGEKGQQWIDSCFEKYSVIDFTMKEDGF from the coding sequence ATGATTATCGATAAGCATCGTCCGCCACATATTTATCTTGATAATACTAATTATTTCATTACAGTTGGGACATTTAGGAAGAGTAGATTGTTTAACAACGATATAAAAAAGCAATTTATCAAATCTACTTTAGACTCTGCAATTAAGAAATTTGGATATATTTTGCGCGCGTGGGTGATTTTAGACAATCATTTTCACATTTTAATTAAAGCATTTAGGGGAGAACTTCTACCTCGCTTTGTAGGGTCGGTGACCGGAAAAAGTGCCATAGAGCTTAACAAGTTGGACAAGATATCCGGAAGGCAATGCTGGTACCAATATTGGGATCGATGCATTCGTGATGAGGCCGATTTTTGGAGAAGGATGAATTATACTAATTATAATCCTGTAAAACATAGTTATGTGTCTCTAATGGGAGAGTATCTCTTTTCCAGTTATAGGGATTATCTTGGTGAGAAAGGGCAGCAATGGATAGATAGTTGCTTTGAGAAATATTCCGTAATAGATTTTACTATGAAAGAAGATGGGTTTTGA